A genomic stretch from Bosea sp. F3-2 includes:
- a CDS encoding Ku protein gives MPARTYWKGYLKLSLVTCPVAMTPATSESEKVRFHTLNRDTGNRIISRYVDAESGKPVDPEDQAKGYEAESGRFVVIEEEELEAVRLDTVRTIDVDAFVPRDSIPWVYLDSPHYLVPDDEVGVEAFSVIRDAMAAAKMVGISRVVLYRRERAVMLEPRDRGIVLWTLRYGDEVRDEKAYFSEIDEVKPEPELLDLAQKFIKAKSADWSPELVKDPVQEHLLKLIASKKRRKGARVSASREDGRPANVVNLFDALKKSLQADKSLRS, from the coding sequence ATGCCCGCTCGGACCTATTGGAAGGGCTATCTCAAGCTGTCGCTGGTGACGTGTCCGGTCGCGATGACGCCAGCGACCTCCGAAAGCGAGAAGGTCCGCTTCCATACGCTGAACAGGGACACCGGCAACCGGATCATCAGCCGCTACGTCGATGCTGAGAGCGGCAAGCCCGTCGACCCCGAAGATCAGGCCAAAGGCTACGAGGCCGAATCCGGCCGCTTCGTTGTGATCGAAGAGGAGGAGTTGGAGGCAGTCCGGCTCGACACGGTTCGCACCATCGACGTCGACGCCTTCGTGCCAAGGGATTCGATCCCGTGGGTCTACCTCGACAGCCCGCACTATCTGGTTCCAGACGATGAGGTCGGGGTCGAGGCGTTTTCCGTGATCCGCGATGCCATGGCCGCCGCCAAGATGGTCGGCATTTCTCGCGTGGTGCTCTACCGGCGCGAGCGGGCGGTGATGCTGGAGCCGCGCGACCGCGGCATCGTGCTTTGGACACTGCGCTACGGCGACGAGGTCCGCGACGAGAAAGCCTACTTCTCCGAGATCGACGAGGTGAAGCCGGAACCCGAGCTGCTCGACCTGGCGCAGAAGTTCATCAAGGCGAAAAGCGCCGATTGGTCGCCGGAGTTGGTCAAGGATCCGGTCCAGGAACACCTGCTGAAGCTCATCGCCTCGAAGAAGCGTCGCAAGGGCGCGCGCGTATCTGCAAGCCGCGAGGACGGCCGGCCGGCCAATGTCGTCAATCTCTTCGATGCGCTGAAGAAGAGCCTGCAGGCGGACAAGTCGCTGCGGTCTTGA
- a CDS encoding ATP-dependent helicase, translating to MNAVTPITYLDTLNPTQRRAVVHGVGVVAAAPLLVIAGAGSGKTNTLAHRVAHLLVSGADPRRILLMTFSRRAASEMAKRVERIARKVLGDGAGVLSDALTWAGTFHGIGARLLRDCADQLGLDPAFTIHDREDAADQMNLVRHELGFSKTESRFPTKGTCLAVYSRCVNAELPIEEVLSQSYPWCVAWAAELKELFAAYVEAKQQQNVLDYDDLLLYWAQAMTDPDIAADVGSRFDHVMVDEYQDTNRLQSSILLALKPDGRGLTVVGDDAQSIYSFRAATVRNILDFPAAFSPPAEVITLDQNYRSTSAILSAANAVIDLAAERFTKNLWTDRAAGSPPQLVHVRDEADQARFIAEKVLENREGGSTLKQQAVLFRASHHSGPLEIELTRRNIPFVKFGGLKFLDSAHIKDLLALLRFVENPRDRVAGFRVLQLLPGVGPTSAQRVLDHIGQAAAPIEALEDAPAPQRAGQDWPEFLAAVGELRSGRAGWPGEIERARRWYEPHLERIHEDASTRQTDLVQLEQIASGYPSRERFLTELTLDPPDATSDQAGVPHLDEDYLILSTIHSAKGQEWKSVFVMNVVDGCIPIDLGAGAKDEIEEERRLLYVAMTRAKDDLHLVVPQRFFTHGQSATGDRHVYANRTRFIPNGLLGQFERVAWPLSSAGEGGRMSSGGPKVDVRAKMRGMWR from the coding sequence ATGAACGCTGTCACGCCGATCACCTATCTCGATACGCTCAACCCGACGCAGCGACGCGCCGTCGTGCACGGCGTCGGCGTGGTGGCAGCGGCCCCGCTGCTCGTCATCGCGGGTGCCGGATCGGGCAAGACCAACACGCTGGCGCATCGCGTCGCGCATCTCCTGGTCAGCGGCGCCGATCCGCGGCGGATCCTGCTGATGACGTTTTCGCGCCGTGCGGCCTCGGAGATGGCGAAGCGCGTCGAGCGGATCGCGCGCAAGGTTCTCGGCGACGGCGCCGGCGTGCTCAGCGATGCGCTGACATGGGCGGGGACCTTCCACGGCATCGGGGCGCGGCTCCTGCGCGACTGTGCCGATCAGCTCGGGCTCGACCCCGCCTTCACGATCCATGATCGCGAGGACGCGGCCGACCAGATGAACCTCGTCCGGCACGAACTCGGCTTCTCCAAGACTGAGTCGCGCTTCCCGACCAAGGGAACCTGCCTGGCGGTCTACTCGCGCTGCGTGAATGCGGAGCTGCCGATCGAGGAGGTGCTCAGCCAGTCCTATCCCTGGTGCGTCGCCTGGGCGGCCGAGCTGAAGGAACTGTTCGCTGCCTATGTCGAGGCCAAGCAGCAGCAGAACGTGCTCGATTACGACGACCTGCTGCTCTATTGGGCCCAGGCCATGACCGATCCGGACATTGCCGCGGATGTCGGCTCGCGCTTCGACCACGTCATGGTGGACGAGTACCAGGACACCAACCGACTCCAGTCCTCGATCCTGCTGGCGCTCAAGCCCGACGGCCGGGGCCTCACGGTCGTCGGCGACGACGCCCAGTCGATCTATTCGTTCCGGGCGGCGACCGTCCGCAACATCCTCGACTTCCCGGCCGCCTTCTCGCCGCCAGCAGAGGTGATCACACTCGACCAGAACTATCGCTCGACCAGCGCCATCCTCTCGGCTGCCAACGCCGTGATCGACCTGGCGGCCGAGCGCTTCACCAAGAACCTCTGGACCGATCGCGCAGCCGGATCACCGCCACAACTCGTCCATGTTCGCGATGAAGCCGATCAGGCGCGCTTTATCGCCGAGAAGGTTCTTGAGAACCGCGAGGGCGGCTCGACCTTGAAGCAGCAGGCCGTGCTGTTCCGGGCCTCACATCACAGCGGTCCGCTCGAAATCGAGCTCACCCGCCGCAACATCCCATTCGTGAAGTTCGGCGGACTCAAATTCCTCGACAGCGCCCATATCAAGGATCTACTGGCGCTGCTGCGCTTCGTCGAAAACCCGCGCGATCGCGTCGCCGGGTTCCGGGTGTTGCAGCTCCTGCCGGGGGTGGGGCCGACCTCGGCACAACGCGTCCTGGATCATATCGGGCAAGCGGCCGCTCCGATCGAAGCACTGGAAGACGCTCCGGCCCCGCAGCGCGCCGGCCAGGACTGGCCGGAGTTCCTCGCCGCGGTCGGCGAACTCCGTTCCGGTAGGGCAGGCTGGCCCGGCGAGATCGAGCGCGCCCGTCGCTGGTACGAGCCGCATCTCGAGCGGATCCATGAAGATGCCTCAACCCGGCAGACCGATCTGGTGCAGCTTGAGCAGATCGCCAGCGGCTACCCGTCGCGAGAGCGCTTCCTGACGGAACTCACGCTCGATCCGCCGGACGCAACCAGCGATCAGGCCGGGGTTCCACATCTCGACGAGGACTATCTGATCCTTTCGACGATCCACTCGGCGAAAGGGCAGGAGTGGAAGTCGGTCTTCGTCATGAACGTCGTCGACGGCTGCATTCCGATCGATCTCGGCGCGGGTGCCAAAGACGAGATCGAGGAGGAGCGACGCCTGCTCTATGTCGCGATGACGCGCGCCAAGGACGATCTGCATCTCGTCGTGCCGCAGCGCTTCTTCACCCACGGCCAATCCGCGACCGGTGATCGCCACGTCTACGCGAACCGCACGCGTTTCATTCCGAATGGCCTGCTTGGGCAGTTCGAGCGGGTCGCTTGGCCGCTCTCTTCAGCCGGAGAAGGCGGGCGTATGTCTTCCGGAGGTCCGAAGGTCGATGTCAGAGCTAAGATGCGTGGCATGTGGCGGTGA
- a CDS encoding DUF6647 family protein yields the protein MKTIGWRLVMVVALLAASSISEVQARDETIERIRLGSGFEIVIGQKQIEPGGRLLEAIAIWVGAKLEQPVPASLPRLVFEPAGQIAASRLKQYASEIIQQQGRPSIISIYDSREKIIYLTDAWTGATAADLSVLVHELVHHFQEMHQTKFECDAAHEAKAFELQEKWLRLFGLSLEGEFQIDPFTLLVRTSCGM from the coding sequence ATGAAAACCATCGGATGGCGTTTGGTTATGGTTGTCGCGTTACTCGCGGCGTCTTCGATCTCTGAAGTTCAGGCCCGTGATGAGACAATAGAACGCATACGTCTCGGCTCAGGTTTCGAAATAGTCATCGGCCAGAAGCAAATTGAACCGGGAGGACGGCTGCTGGAGGCCATTGCGATCTGGGTCGGTGCGAAACTGGAGCAGCCGGTGCCCGCTTCCTTGCCGAGGCTTGTGTTTGAGCCGGCTGGCCAAATTGCTGCGTCTCGGTTGAAACAGTACGCGTCCGAAATAATACAACAACAAGGCCGACCAAGTATCATCTCAATATACGATTCTCGTGAGAAAATTATCTATCTTACAGACGCATGGACCGGAGCAACAGCGGCAGATTTGTCAGTTCTTGTTCATGAACTGGTTCATCATTTTCAGGAGATGCATCAGACAAAATTTGAATGTGACGCAGCACACGAGGCAAAGGCTTTTGAGTTACAAGAGAAGTGGTTGAGATTATTCGGGCTTTCACTTGAAGGGGAATTCCAGATTGATCCGTTCACACTCCTGGTAAGAACATCCTGCGGAATGTGA
- a CDS encoding helix-turn-helix transcriptional regulator — protein sequence MTDAMIVGSHPTRSPFPEKFIFASHHSGACRIVAAIKSSMRRSYEEKAPTAPEVAVILGMSLRSLQRMLALAGLKYSDLLDMVRFEIAAELLQSTDDKVIDIAFAAGYSDPAHFARAFRRMVGTTPRNFRNQSRCA from the coding sequence ATGACCGACGCTATGATCGTGGGATCTCATCCAACAAGGTCGCCTTTTCCAGAAAAGTTTATTTTTGCTTCTCATCATTCCGGAGCATGCAGAATCGTAGCGGCTATAAAATCGTCGATGCGTCGCAGCTACGAAGAGAAAGCACCAACTGCGCCGGAGGTGGCTGTTATTCTGGGAATGAGCCTCAGAAGTCTGCAGCGTATGCTAGCGCTCGCAGGTCTCAAGTACTCGGATCTGCTCGATATGGTGCGGTTCGAGATAGCCGCAGAACTTCTCCAGAGCACAGATGATAAGGTCATCGATATCGCATTCGCGGCTGGATATAGCGACCCGGCTCATTTTGCACGAGCGTTCCGCCGAATGGTTGGAACTACGCCTCGCAACTTCCGCAACCAATCTCGCTGTGCATGA
- a CDS encoding DUF4167 domain-containing protein, whose amino-acid sequence MNLTNRRLRGRDGRNQAEGQMACDLQARYDRLTVLARGFEAVGDKIDAERHYQQADHYRRLLNRKAA is encoded by the coding sequence ATGAATCTCACAAATCGCAGGCTGCGAGGTCGAGATGGGCGCAATCAAGCCGAAGGGCAGATGGCGTGCGACCTTCAAGCACGTTACGACCGCCTCACCGTACTGGCCCGAGGGTTTGAAGCGGTAGGCGACAAGATTGATGCTGAACGCCATTATCAGCAGGCCGATCACTATCGCCGATTGTTGAACCGCAAAGCCGCATAG
- a CDS encoding SOS response-associated peptidase, whose translation MCGRFSQAYTWEEIVAFSQPLTVPASRPNLQARYNIAPTTEVDIIVKTEAGRELRKARWGLIPGWWKKKANEVGSTFNARSDRVSDSAMFKSSFIKRRCIIPASAFYEWTGPKGEKIPHRISAADGGLLAFAGLWDRWTDPPTGEEITSCTIITRDADRWMSAIHDRMPAMLHPKDFDAWLNGTGGKELLDRPPPELREWIVSTRVNSSRAPDDDPTLAAPVEPEAEKPQQPTQGDLF comes from the coding sequence ATGTGCGGTCGGTTCAGCCAAGCGTACACATGGGAAGAGATCGTCGCTTTCAGCCAGCCTCTCACGGTGCCAGCCAGCCGACCGAACCTGCAGGCTCGCTACAACATCGCGCCGACCACCGAGGTCGATATTATCGTGAAGACGGAGGCCGGGCGCGAGCTCCGCAAGGCGCGATGGGGCCTCATTCCGGGGTGGTGGAAGAAGAAGGCAAATGAGGTCGGATCGACCTTCAATGCGCGCTCCGATCGCGTCAGCGATAGCGCGATGTTCAAGTCTTCCTTCATCAAGCGCCGGTGCATCATCCCCGCCAGCGCGTTCTATGAGTGGACAGGGCCGAAGGGCGAGAAAATCCCCCACCGGATAAGCGCCGCCGACGGCGGCCTGTTGGCCTTCGCCGGGCTGTGGGATCGCTGGACGGACCCGCCGACCGGCGAGGAGATCACCTCCTGCACCATCATCACGCGCGACGCTGACCGATGGATGTCAGCGATCCATGACCGCATGCCAGCGATGCTGCATCCGAAGGATTTTGATGCCTGGCTCAACGGAACCGGCGGCAAGGAATTGCTGGACCGGCCGCCGCCTGAATTGCGGGAATGGATCGTCTCGACGCGGGTCAACAGCAGCCGGGCACCCGACGATGATCCAACGCTGGCTGCCCCGGTCGAACCGGAGGCAGAGAAGCCGCAGCAACCGACACAAGGCGATCTTTTTTGA
- a CDS encoding YkgJ family cysteine cluster protein: MGGHPEGTARVTLALRVHDRPVHIDVRLPDRTARLDELLPALREMDDRVIDATIAHVEAGGERVSCAKGCSACCRAQPVPVTPPEAYALARLVERLPEPSGARVRAAFTANVTRLREAGLYEAYMQRDPAMTRDEARIIARRYMALRLTCPFLADDACSIYAERPFTCRQYLVTSPPKLCEAPLDNAVKPVPMPATFATAMLEAGEALTGRAQHTVPLTLALDYAEASRMDIEKSGSAKLAFEQIVRRALK; encoded by the coding sequence ATGGGCGGACATCCCGAAGGCACTGCGCGTGTGACGCTTGCACTTCGCGTCCATGATCGACCTGTGCATATCGACGTGCGCCTTCCGGACCGGACGGCGCGGCTCGATGAGCTGCTCCCCGCATTGCGCGAGATGGACGACCGCGTGATCGACGCGACGATCGCTCACGTCGAGGCGGGAGGGGAGCGCGTATCCTGCGCCAAGGGCTGCTCGGCCTGCTGCCGGGCCCAGCCGGTGCCGGTGACGCCGCCAGAAGCCTATGCGCTGGCGCGCCTCGTCGAACGGCTGCCCGAACCAAGCGGGGCAAGAGTGCGAGCGGCGTTTACCGCCAACGTCACGCGGCTGCGCGAGGCAGGGCTTTATGAGGCCTACATGCAGCGCGATCCGGCCATGACGCGCGACGAGGCGCGCATCATCGCGCGACGCTACATGGCGCTCAGGCTCACCTGTCCATTCCTCGCCGACGATGCGTGCAGCATCTATGCCGAGCGGCCATTCACATGCCGGCAGTATCTCGTGACCTCGCCACCGAAGCTCTGCGAAGCGCCTCTCGACAACGCGGTGAAGCCCGTCCCGATGCCGGCGACTTTCGCCACCGCAATGCTCGAAGCCGGCGAGGCCCTGACCGGACGTGCGCAACACACCGTGCCGCTGACACTCGCGCTCGACTACGCGGAGGCCAGTCGAATGGACATCGAGAAATCCGGCTCGGCGAAGCTGGCCTTCGAGCAGATCGTGCGCAGAGCACTGAAGTAA
- a CDS encoding Ku protein: protein MVAARANWKGYLKFGEISCPVALYTGASTAERIAFHTINRDTGHRVRREFIDPVTDEPVDREHQIKGFEIDKDRYVEVEPEEIAKAVPESNKTLAVAAFVPCSEIDTIYFDKPYYLAPTGTVGDEAFAVIREALRASKVGALAHAVLFRRYRALMIRAQGLGLVAHTLNFDYEVRSAADAFDDIPKLKIQKEMLDLAKHIIETKRGEFDPAKFDDRYEAAVAELVKAKLAGKPIKVAKKSKAPKVVDLMEALRASVKQGAKPPTPKRRAAKKAT from the coding sequence ATGGTTGCGGCGCGGGCGAACTGGAAGGGCTATCTGAAATTCGGCGAGATCAGCTGTCCGGTGGCGCTCTATACCGGTGCGAGCACAGCCGAGCGGATCGCGTTCCATACGATCAATCGCGATACCGGCCACCGCGTCCGACGCGAATTCATCGATCCCGTCACCGACGAACCGGTCGACCGCGAACACCAGATCAAGGGCTTCGAGATCGACAAGGACCGCTATGTCGAGGTTGAGCCCGAGGAAATCGCCAAGGCCGTGCCGGAGAGCAACAAAACGCTTGCGGTGGCGGCCTTCGTGCCTTGCAGCGAGATCGACACGATCTATTTCGACAAGCCTTACTACCTGGCTCCGACTGGCACGGTCGGCGATGAGGCGTTTGCGGTGATCCGAGAGGCGCTGCGGGCCAGCAAGGTCGGCGCGCTCGCTCACGCCGTGCTGTTCCGGCGCTATCGCGCGCTGATGATCCGCGCCCAAGGGCTCGGCCTCGTCGCCCATACGCTGAACTTCGACTACGAGGTGCGTTCGGCCGCCGATGCCTTCGATGACATCCCCAAGTTGAAGATCCAGAAGGAGATGCTCGACCTCGCCAAACACATCATCGAAACCAAGCGTGGCGAGTTTGATCCGGCCAAGTTCGACGACCGCTATGAGGCCGCAGTGGCCGAACTGGTGAAGGCGAAGCTCGCCGGCAAGCCCATCAAGGTGGCGAAGAAATCCAAGGCGCCGAAGGTTGTCGATCTCATGGAAGCCCTGCGCGCCAGCGTGAAGCAGGGCGCCAAGCCACCAACACCGAAGCGGCGTGCGGCCAAGAAGGCGACATAG
- a CDS encoding class I SAM-dependent methyltransferase, with the protein METAQLRYNWADADVYEAFMGRWSEHLASPFLARVNVAPGGRVLDVACGTGVLTKALAEAGAHVIGVDASEGYLEGARLRRSHPNIAYEHGDVRHMRFDNNVFDAAVSTLALDVIPEIEQVVAEMKRVTRPGGVVASAVTQFFGGMPAFDLVYNTGAVLESDVARMRSMRAGRKQFWPNGQAALWRKIGLADVTEVPVVVDCEYQSFADYWATFTDGPGSVTGMLMALSDDARASIEQHVRAGYLVGLPDGPRSFPMMVRVVRGLVPA; encoded by the coding sequence ATGGAAACCGCACAACTACGATATAATTGGGCTGATGCCGACGTCTACGAGGCTTTCATGGGGCGCTGGAGCGAACATCTGGCAAGCCCATTTCTCGCCCGTGTCAATGTCGCTCCAGGCGGTCGCGTACTCGATGTAGCCTGTGGGACAGGTGTGTTGACGAAAGCACTGGCCGAGGCGGGCGCGCATGTGATCGGTGTTGATGCATCGGAGGGATACCTGGAAGGAGCCCGCCTTCGTCGATCCCACCCCAATATCGCCTATGAACACGGCGATGTCCGGCACATGCGGTTCGACAATAACGTATTCGATGCGGCCGTTTCCACGCTGGCCCTGGACGTAATCCCGGAAATTGAACAGGTAGTTGCCGAGATGAAGCGCGTGACCCGTCCGGGCGGCGTGGTCGCGTCCGCTGTTACCCAGTTCTTTGGTGGCATGCCCGCCTTCGACCTCGTCTATAACACCGGTGCTGTGCTTGAGAGCGACGTCGCCAGGATGAGATCCATGCGGGCGGGGCGCAAGCAATTCTGGCCTAACGGTCAAGCGGCGTTGTGGCGGAAGATCGGCCTCGCCGACGTGACGGAGGTTCCCGTTGTCGTGGATTGCGAGTATCAGTCCTTCGCGGATTATTGGGCTACCTTCACCGACGGCCCGGGCAGCGTCACAGGCATGTTGATGGCACTTTCGGATGACGCCCGCGCTTCGATCGAGCAGCATGTTCGTGCCGGATATCTGGTTGGCTTGCCGGATGGACCCCGATCATTTCCCATGATGGTCCGTGTGGTGCGCGGCTTGGTCCCAGCCTGA